A segment of the bacterium genome:
CAAACCCGGTTGATGCATTTCATTGGCAAACGTCTGATACAGCCATCCGCCGAAAGTTCCTCCGACGCCCCATGCAATCGCGATCGGTAAAAACCCGTACCCTTGAAATAATCCTTGTTGACCTTTCGGTGCGATATCAGCAATGTATTCGTAGTAGCGGGGAGCCTGCGTCGTTTCGCCAATCGCAAACACAAACAAACCGGCAACGATCGTCCACACGGTCGGATGCAGGGCGATGACCAACCAGCATAAACTGGATACGCCGAAACCGGCCACCATCGCCGTTTGTGGGGAAAGATTTTTCGTCAGCCGATTGATAATCAACTGCAATACAATGATACCCCACGCATCGGCTGATTGAATTAATTCAAACGGTGCATCTTTACTGATATAATCGGTAACATAAAACGGAACGATGATGAATATCTGCCAGAACATGATCCAATACAGCGAAAAAATAAGAAGGAAAATAATAAATTTGAAGTTGCCGAGTACCACGACCAGGTTTTGCATTTTTTTACCGAGCGATTCGGTCACTTCCGCTGCACCGTCGGCGTTTTTGTAAAAAATCAAATTGACGAACAGCATCAGCGTACAACTGATGGCCGACACAACGTATACAAACGAAATACCGAACCCAAATGTATCACGAATTAAAAATGCAATCACCGGACCCGTTGCACCACCGATATTCACTAACCAGTAATACAACGCATATCCTAATGAACGAACATTGTGTTTCGTCGTCACGGCGATTGTACCGAGCACCGCCGGTTTGATAAACGCACCGCCCATCGCCGTAAAAATTAAAATAACCGTCAATACTCCAAAGAGAGGCATACCTTCATATACGCCCGCAAAAGCCGGCATTCCGGTTGATCCAATCAGAAAATAGCCGATGGCCAATCCGGAAAAAGCCACAGTAAATGCGCGTTTAAAGCCGTACTTATCGGCGAGGGTTCCGGCTAAAATCGGAAATAACCAAAGTAAACCCCCAAAAATAGAAGAAAGCTGCCCGGCTTCCACTTCTGAAAATTTCAAATGATCCCTGAGAAAAATGCTCAATACCGTTGCCTGCCCGTAGTAAGCCAGACGCTCGAAAAGCTCCATCCCGTTGGCAACCCAGAACGTCGGATGAAATCCTTCGCGCATTTCCTGAAGACGTAGTTGTAAATTCACTGCCGTTTTCCTTCTCTAATGTATAGTTCGATGGGTATGGTTTACGTTATTCGCCGAAGATTTGTTTGTGTCGCGCTTCGTTTAATATTTTTTTATTGGCATCATCGAGGCCGACGATAGCGTCTAAACTCATGTAGGCGGCAATCCGCACGTCCTTATTGTCGTCTTTCGATAAACGAATTAACAGATCATAAACAGTTTTTGGAATTTTTTCTTTACCGCCGTAAATAACTGAAAATGCATTGGCACATGATTCGCGTAAATTCCACGCCGGATGATCCGTATTCCTCACAAGAAATTCCAAAGCTTTATCATGGCCATGAATGGCAATTTGCGTGATGCCTTCGACCGACGCCATGCCGAGCGCGTCTTCCTGTTCGCGATAAGTTTCATACCGCGCTGTCGCATAATTGATCAGGAATTCCAATGCATCAAGCCCGCCAATTTCACCCAGCGCCAGAATGACGTCTTCTTCTAATCCTTGTTCAAGCAATTCCCGGTTATGCGTATCAGTTAAAAAATTAATCAGCATGGCCACGCCGTCAGAATGACGCCATGCGCCAAGGCCACGAATGACATCGCGTTTTTTTGAAATATCATTGGTTGAAAATAAGGCTGTAAAATACGGAATGAGACGCGGATCGGCTTCAAAATACGGGACAAGCGTGAGAGCTTCGTACCGTCTTTTTTCGTCATCGCTGGCAAGATCGTCGACCAATCGCTTAAAGAGCCGCGATTTCAGTTCGTCTAACTCTTCTTCGGAAGGCTCGGGAACGGACATGTCATTGTCGTCGTCATCGCCGGTTTTATAAAACTCGTGCAACATGTTTATTTAGCTTTGCTGAATGATTTCGGAAATGCCGGTGCGGACCATCATCACCCCGATTGCCGCAAGCAGAAGCGTCACGACTTTGGCGATGCCTTTAGCGCCGCTACGGCCTGTCAGGCGTAGAATGATCGACGCATACCGTAAACCAGTATAGAGAATTAACAAATTAATTACAACAGAAGAAATGGTCGGTGCGAGGCCGTACGAGTCGACGGAAATCATCAACGTCGTCAAAAGAGCCGGACCAACGATCAGGGGAATACCGATCGGAACGATTCCAATGGACGGTGTATGACGCACCTGAATTTCCGTCGTCTCTTCCGAAACCTCGTGGCTCTTACGCTCTTCCGTCGAAAAAAGTAAATCGTTGATCGCGAGCGCAAATAAAATAATACCGCCCGCAATTTTAAAATCGCTGATCGTGATTCCCAAAAATGTAAACACGGCTTTCCCGACACCGACGAACAGTACGCTTACCAGAAACGCCGTCAATACCGATTGCCGTAAAATGCGGCGTTTGGTCACTTCTGGAATGCCGTCCGTCAAACCGAGATACACCGGTATAATTCCGATAATATCGATTGCCACAAAAATCGGAATGAATGCTAATAAATAATCTTGAAGCATGAAAAGTATGTTTATTGGAAGAACTTAGTACGAAATGTTGGCGCTATTAAAATCCCATCGATTCGACATTTACCATCTCAATCGAATCAATTTTTTTCCCGAGAAAACGTTCTCCGACCGCAGTAAAATTTTTCGGTAAATCGGTTACATAAAATTTATGTGACGCTTTGGAATGCGTGTTGATCAATTTTTGCTCATTGAGAATGTTTTTGGCAACTTGAGCCGTTTCAACGCCCGAATCGATCAATGTCACGGGATGTCCCATAATTTTCTGAATGCTTTTTTCAATCGAATCGGCCAAAATCGGGTAATGGGTACAGCCCATCACGAGCGTATCGATATTCGTACCACCAAAAAATTTCAGATACTCCGCACAAACCTGATCGGTCACGCCGTGATGCAGCCATCCTTCTTCAGCCAGCGGAACAAATAACGGGCATGCTTGTGAAAAAACTTCCGCGCCGGGTTCGATAGCGGTAATCGTTTTTTTATACGACTGGCTGTTCACCGTCGTATGCGTTCCGATCACACCGATGCGGTGATTGTTGCTGCGTGCTGCCGCTGCATTCGATCCCGGCTGAATCACACCGATAACCGGAATGCGAAACATATTGGCAATAAAATCCAACGCAACGGCGCTCGACGTATTGCACGCTATAATAATCATCTTCACATTATGTTCGAGCAAAAATAAACAACTTTGCAAAGTAAACGCTTTGATCGTCCGGTCCGATTTGGTTCCGTATGGCACACGCGCCGTATCGCCGATGTATATAATATTTTCATTCGGCAATTGTTTCATCACTTCTTTGGCTACTGTAAGCCCGCCAATACCTGAATCGAAGATTCCGATCGGCGCGTCAGGCGAAAACGACGGCGAAGATTGTTGACGGATGTTCATTAAGAATCCTCTTTGATTTCCTGTAGATTGATTTCCAATTCTTTCAACTTTTGCTGTAAATATTGCCGCTTCATGCCGAGTTTGGTTGCCGTTTGCGAAATATTCCAATCATTCAATTTGATCGCCTCAAGTAAAAACTCTCTTTCAAACGCCCTGACAACGCGTTGTTTCGCTTCCTGGAAAGTTACGTCAGCATTGTC
Coding sequences within it:
- a CDS encoding MFS transporter, which translates into the protein MREGFHPTFWVANGMELFERLAYYGQATVLSIFLRDHLKFSEVEAGQLSSIFGGLLWLFPILAGTLADKYGFKRAFTVAFSGLAIGYFLIGSTGMPAFAGVYEGMPLFGVLTVILIFTAMGGAFIKPAVLGTIAVTTKHNVRSLGYALYYWLVNIGGATGPVIAFLIRDTFGFGISFVYVVSAISCTLMLFVNLIFYKNADGAAEVTESLGKKMQNLVVVLGNFKFIIFLLIFSLYWIMFWQIFIIVPFYVTDYISKDAPFELIQSADAWGIIVLQLIINRLTKNLSPQTAMVAGFGVSSLCWLVIALHPTVWTIVAGLFVFAIGETTQAPRYYEYIADIAPKGQQGLFQGYGFLPIAIAWGVGGTFGGWLYQTFANEMHQPGLIWYALFGVGIAATILMFLYNLIVHRKSTAS
- a CDS encoding HEAT repeat domain-containing protein, which codes for MLHEFYKTGDDDDNDMSVPEPSEEELDELKSRLFKRLVDDLASDDEKRRYEALTLVPYFEADPRLIPYFTALFSTNDISKKRDVIRGLGAWRHSDGVAMLINFLTDTHNRELLEQGLEEDVILALGEIGGLDALEFLINYATARYETYREQEDALGMASVEGITQIAIHGHDKALEFLVRNTDHPAWNLRESCANAFSVIYGGKEKIPKTVYDLLIRLSKDDNKDVRIAAYMSLDAIVGLDDANKKILNEARHKQIFGE
- a CDS encoding MarC family protein, which codes for MLQDYLLAFIPIFVAIDIIGIIPVYLGLTDGIPEVTKRRILRQSVLTAFLVSVLFVGVGKAVFTFLGITISDFKIAGGIILFALAINDLLFSTEERKSHEVSEETTEIQVRHTPSIGIVPIGIPLIVGPALLTTLMISVDSYGLAPTISSVVINLLILYTGLRYASIILRLTGRSGAKGIAKVVTLLLAAIGVMMVRTGISEIIQQS
- the murI gene encoding glutamate racemase, producing the protein MNIRQQSSPSFSPDAPIGIFDSGIGGLTVAKEVMKQLPNENIIYIGDTARVPYGTKSDRTIKAFTLQSCLFLLEHNVKMIIIACNTSSAVALDFIANMFRIPVIGVIQPGSNAAAARSNNHRIGVIGTHTTVNSQSYKKTITAIEPGAEVFSQACPLFVPLAEEGWLHHGVTDQVCAEYLKFFGGTNIDTLVMGCTHYPILADSIEKSIQKIMGHPVTLIDSGVETAQVAKNILNEQKLINTHSKASHKFYVTDLPKNFTAVGERFLGKKIDSIEMVNVESMGF